Sequence from the Sulfuracidifex tepidarius genome:
AGTTGGAGGACAAGCTTCTCCAAAGTTTAAAGGAGGAGATGTAATACAGCCGATTTACGTTATAGTTGCAGGACGTGCAACTACTGAGGTTAAAACTAGTGATGGAGTTGATGAAATTCCTGCAGGTACGATAATTATAGATAGTGTCAAACAGTGGATAAAGGAGAACTTTAGATATCTGGACCCAGAAAAACACGTCGTAGTGGATTACAAGATAGGTAAAGGTTCAACTGATCTAGTAGGTATATTCGATTCGAATAAGACTACCCCTCTTTCCAACGATACGAGTTTCGGAGTAGGCTTCTCTCCTATGTCGAAGCTGGAGAAAACAGTGTTCACAATAGAGCGTCAGCTTAATTCTAGAGAATACAAAGCTAAATTACCTGAGGTAGGCGAGGACATAAAAGTCATGGGACTACGTAAGAACAAAGACATAGAGATAACCGTAGCTGCAGCTACAATAAGCGAGCTAATAGAGGACATGGATCACTACATCAATATAAAAGAACAGATAAAGGAAACCGTAAATTCTATAGCAAGTAAAATAGCTCCAGATTATAACATCAAGGTTAATATTAACACTGGTGACAAAGTAGATCGTAACATAATATACATGACAGTAACTGGTACTTCTGCAGAACACGGCGATGATGGAGTAACTGGTAGAGGAAATAGAGGTACTGGTCTAATTACTCCAATGAGGCCGATGTCTTTAGAAGCTACAGCTGGAAAGAATCCGGTTAATCACGTAGGTAAAATCTATAACGTAGTAGCTAACTTGATAGCAAATAAAGTAACAGAGGAACTTTCGGAAGTTAGGGAAGTTCAAGTTCAAGTTCTAGGGCAGATAGGAAGACCCATAGACGATCCTCTAATAGCGAACCTCGACGTCGTAACTGTAGATGGAAAGATGAATGGCAACTTGAAAAATGAAATTTCTGGAATAGTTGACGAACAGTTAAGCTCTTTCAGGAAGATAACAGAGCTCATACTAGAAGGAAAAGTTACCATGTTTTGATCTTGAATTTCTATACGATTCTATAAGATCTTTTAGGTTAATTCTTTTTGAATTTTCTATTTCCATTTCCTTGGAGAGCACCTTTAATGCTTCAGCAGTTTCCTTTGTGATTATAGCTATTTCTCCGTTAAAAAATGGAATCAGTGATGGATCTATCTCCTGATCTAGGAAGAATAGTTTCCCGTCTCTTATCGTGGCATAGGGACATTTGTCATAAGGTATCACTAGGGTATCGCCTTTCGCTAGCTTAACGATTAAGTCGTTAAGCTGATCTATCTTTAGTTTACTTTCATTAAGCTTGTTTTCAATATAGTTTATTATTTTCTCTTTTTCAGCCAGTTGTAGTTGCAGCTCGTAAATTCTTCTATCTCTGTCTATCTCTTTTCTAGCATTGATCTTTATCTCTTCAATTTGTCTCTCTAACAACTCCTTCTCAGCTATCAAAGAGGATATAGTTCTACGATATCTCATGTTCTCCAGCTTAAGGATATTTATTTCCTCTTCGTTTCGTTGAGAGTCTACATGCTTGATTTGCGGTACTATCTTAGTTTCATTCTCGTCATTAAGCTGTCTGTCTATCTCCCTTTCTATACAGGAAGATATTGAATCCCCTCTTATCATGCAGTCAAAGACCTTTTCCGTGTCAATGTCTATTTCCAGCCTAGATAGGAGGCTCTCTGCTTGTCTCAGCTTGTTTTCTATCTCATGATATGCTCTTAGTGCAGCTGAAAGTGAGTCTCTGGTGTGGGCATCTAACACTTTAACTCCGGTTTTCCTTGAGTATGCTGAAACTGCCTCCTGTTTCTCCTCTGCAGACATCTCCCTTTCGGGAACAAACAACTTGCATCCTAAGGCCGAGGCTATTTTCTTCACGGTGTCTGGTACTGGGTTCACGTCAGTGGCAACCATGATAGGGGTACCATAGTTTGAGATTATACTAATGATTTCTTCCCTATCTATACTTCTCTTAGTGTCAAGCAGAAGAAGTTTCCCGTGTACGTCAAGAATAGCTATTCCCACCTCTAACCCTGGATCCAAGCCAACTATTGTCCTCCTTTTCGGTTCATTTTCTTTCTCATTAAATTCTATTTTATTTTTATAGACTGGTCTTATATCAACTACTACGTCGTGTCCCTTCATTTTCTTTATTATACCGTAGAGCCTCTCCCTGGGTGAGTAGACAGTGAACACAGCTCCCTCGATTCCAGCCCTAGTTCTCCTTATTACTACATCGTAATCGAATCCGTTCCTATCGAGCTTCTCTTTTACTTCGCGTGCAACTCTGAGTAGAAGGCCTCTAATGTGTCTTTTGTATCTGTTCTGGCTCATTCCTCCTGGTCCCAAGTTCCTTCCGCGTGCTACTATTATCTTAGTTCTCCTTTCCACTGGGTTTATTACCTTTCCGTACCCTTTCATTGCGAGGAGACAGTTAACATACGCTGTACGAAGCGGAGATAGCTTAGAGTTGTTTTCTATAATTCCATTTTCAAAAGCTAAGTCCTTAACGCTCTTGAACTCCCCTTTATTGAAGGTTGTTTGTACTATTCTAGTATAGTCAGGAAGTAACTTTATGAAATTTATAACTTCTCTATCTGTCTCTCCTAGTTCGTAAATATTGTCTATTGCTATCTCGTCTGCTCTCAACTCCCATGCTAACCTTATTATTCTACTCCTGGGCGCAAACTCGCTCTTTTCTAAAATTTCTCCTTTATCATTTATTATCACTGTAGCGTAATGAGGTTCTCCTTTAGATGGACTTTCTCTAGGCTCTATATCTATTCCAATTATTATCATCTCTAATCCCTAATATACGACAAGGTATCGTTAATTTCCCTATTAATATCGTATTTATTTCTAAAGAAGTCTAATATATGTCTTATGTCTTTCTCTAAGCTGTCTTCCGAAGCCCTAGAAGCTTGAGGCCAATCTATTACGTAAGGAATATTCCTCTCTGTGTCCATAACGACGTTATAAGGACTAAGGTCGTTGTGAGACAATTTGCAGTAAACGTAAGATATCCTGATAGTGGATAAGATATCGTCTAATACTCTAGAAGGTTCAAGTAGATCTGTCTTAAACAGGGGCTTTCCGTTTATGTATTCCATAGCAACCGCATTTACGCCTAGACCTAAAGGTCTGGGTACATATGCCCTGTTTTCCCATAGGCATGCAAGAGCGTTGTACTCAGATTCAGCGTTTTCGATTGACAACCTAACCCAACTTTTTCTTCCCTGTAAAGTTCTCTTCTTTCTCCTCAATGTTTTATAACTGGTTTTACCTATTCGGTGGAACTTGACTACTATCGGGTTCTCATCGAAATCGTAACCCATGTAAACTACACTCTCCTTTCCTTCTCCAATTACGGTAGACAAACTTTTCAATATTTTCATTTCATACAATTTTTTAATTGATAAAACATCTATTCCACTAAATGTTATTTTGAAGGAGTCTTTTCCTAAGTTTTTTTCATGATAAATGAGTTTTAATTTCAGTAGTTTAGAAAGATAGAAATCAAGTTGTGATGGATTTAGGTCAATCTCTTCTTCTATGATATCCTTAGGGATTAGTTCGTATGAGTCTGAATTATTGAGCAATATCTTCAGCAGATAAAACTCATGGGGACCTACAAGCGAGGCTCTATTAGATAACGGAACTATAGGCATGTTTATGGTATAAATTTCACCTTGAAGGTTTTATGCATTTTCTCTGATTATCTTACTTTTCCCTGGTAAAATTTTTATAATCTCGTTCTTAAGACCGCCTGACCCAGTAATACCCTCTTTCGTTAGTATCTTAATTATCTTAGATGAAGCTTTTTCCTGGTCATCTTCACCAGGCACGATTTTAACTACGAACTTAGAACGTGCCTTAACGGCCTTATCTGAACCTACCAAAAGTCTCATTTCGTTTGTGCTCTTCTCTTCCAGCCCTAACCAAAGCTCTAGTTTCACGTTTTTTATGAAATTCTTTTTACCGTAAATCATGAAAGAGCCTTTAGGGAGATATTCACCTACAGGAGGGGACTTACTGACTTGTTCCCCTTTAACCCAGAACACGTCTATTGAGCCTAACCCCTCTTTCCAAGCCTTAGAGTAACACGCCGATATTATTGAAGCATCGTAAATATCGTCCTCACTCACTTCCGCTCCATTTGATTTGATGATAGTTGCTGGAGCTCCGTGAACGTCAGCATGAAGGAAAATGTCGTTATCTTCAAGCATCTTCTTAACCAGGCTCTCGTTTTGGTCTACATCCCTCCCCGCAATGACTAAAAAACCGTTTCTGGTTATGGTCCATCTATATTTCTCATACCACTCTTTCTCTCTAATCTTTATTTTGCTTGATTCTTCTTTTTGCTTTATAGAAGCTTCTAAATTGTTGAGCCTCTCCTTGAGCTCAACTGTGATCTCTTCTGCCTTCTTAGCCTTTGCTTCAAACTCTTTTGCTTTATCAAAATAAATTGAAGCGTTCTTGTTGGGATTCAGTCTGGGATTTAACGTGATTTCTATACCGTCTATGTTTGTTACAACTGAGTTTTTTTCCTTATTGTTATTTATAATGTCCTCTATTTTTACATAATTCTCTAAGATTTTTCTTCCTGTCTCTCGAAGCTTCTCTGCTTGTTTGTTGTATTCGTTTATTTTCTCATTTATTTCATTTAGAGTGGAAATTAGCCTACCTTTCTCCTCGTTTAATTTTTGAGTTGATTTACTAACTACCTCTTCTTTTTCAATTTTTGTGAAATAAGTGTCCAATGCGTCATTGAAAGAATCTGCTTGGGCACAATCCTCTACTTTGATTGGAATTACCGTGTCCTCTTTTACACAAGGATATATGTGCCCTTTTTTAATGTTATCTTCCAACTGCTCTACTACTTTCTTACCTTCTTCTATGTCAGTTACTCCTAGAGCCTCTATTATTTCTGACGGGACACCTAAAGCCGAAGGTAGCGATTGTTTCTTCGGAACGAATTGCGGAGGAGGTGAATAAATCTCTCCTTGTTTAATTTTTCTATCCTTAAATTGTTTAACTTCAGTTGAGAAAATGATCTTGTTGTTCTCATCAGTTACCACAAGAACTCCTCTAGGTAATAGCTCAACTATTACTTGTTTGCCGTTACTTGTTTCTATCAAATATATTCTTTCGTGACCTAATAATTTAGTGGATTTTATGAAGGCTTCTCTAAGCAAGGTCCTTAAGAACGAAACTTGTCCATTAGTTTCTCTATCAACAGTAAATTTTGTAAAATGTATCCTCTTGCCGGGCTGAATTATCAAATCCTTGTCTCCATCTTTGCAGTGCAGATGAAACAGGAAAGTATTATCGGATTCCTTCGTAGTGTATATGTTATCTATTCTACATCCTTCAAGTCTAGACTTATTTTCTATGTCCCACGCTAATAAGTCAAAATAAGTCATAGAACTTTTCCTTTGCACTTAAAACACCTACTATCGATTATTGATTGTGAATAGCTCGGATAAAATCTTGCTACTGAGAGGGATTCTAGGCCTATTATCTGGAGTGGTTACATTGGTTTTACCTAATTATACTGTATTTTTAATTTCAATTATTGTTTCATATTCAATTTCAGTGGTAGTATCTAAGGTAGTTTTCAATGTACAAGGGAAATGGGATACTTTAGGTAGAGGAGTAGTTACGCTTTTGCTTTCATGGTTTCTCACGGTTTTAATAATTTATAATTTCATACATAGTTAACTGTGAGAGATATTATGCAGAGGCAAAGTTTCATAGTCGACGCGATGTTGGGGAGGCTAGCTAGATGGCTGAGGATTCTAGGTTATGATACCTATTATAAGAACGATATTAAGGATTGGAAGATTCTAAAAATTGCAGAGGAAACTAAAAGAATAATAATTACAAGAGATAGGGGACTTTGTAACAGAGCTAAAAAGAAGGGTTTACCTTGTGAGCTCATTCAACCTGGAATAGGCATAGAAGAAATGTTAGTTCAATTAGCTAATAATTGGAAAATTGATTTAACTCTTGATATGGCAGCTACTAGGTGCCCAGAATGCGACTCCATATTAGAACAAATGGGAAAAGACAGATGGAAATGCCCCAAGTGTTCAAAGGAGTATTGGAAGGGAACTCATTGGATTACTATGCAAGAAATAATTATTAAGGCTAAGGCAAAAGTCAACACCAATGGAGAAGAACCTGATTTCGCTAGAAGACTTAACGTTAGACATAGGAACTCAGTTAGTTAAGTTAGCACGTAATTCTATAAAGAGAAAATTAGGTTTGACGGCAAGCGAGTTAACTCTAGATCCCGTCTTGGAAAAGAAGGGTATGGCGTTTGTAACTCTTGAGAAGAATGATACTTTTAGATCGCTTAGGGGCTGTATCGGTTACGTACAAGCGGTCTCTTCCCTAAAAGATGTTGTCGAGCGGGCTGCTGAGGCAGCAGCTTTCTCTGACCCTAGATTTCCTCCTTTGAGCAGAGACGAAATAGACGATATTATAGTCGAGGTTACTGTCCTAACTAGTCCTAAGGAAATCATAGGGGATAGAGAAAGTCTTCCAAGTCAAATTGAGATAGGCGTTGATGGTCTAATAGTGGAAAAAGGTATACTCTACAGTGGACTTCTGCTACCTCAAGTTCCAGTCGAATATAACTGGGACCAAGAGACCTTCCTTGCGGAAACTTGTATTAAGGCATCTTTAGAGCCAGATTGTTGGTTAGATACGCAAGTGAAAGTAAAGAAATTCTCTGGAAGAATATTCAAGGAAGTCAATCCTAACGGGGCAGTATATGAAGTTAATCTCAATAATATTATAAAGAGCTAGTTAAAGTGATAAAAAGATGAACAAGAATAATTTTTAAGCCTATGTGCGGTAGAATAATGTACATGGTGTTAAAATGGAACAAGAATATGCAGAACTATTTAACGATGACGTAAAGAACGCGCTACAAGACGCTCTAAAGGATATGAAGAACAATGTAGATGTATATGTTTTTATTGACTCAGCAGACGAGAATTGTCAATATTGCGACTTGACAGTTAAATTCATGAACTTTGTTGCTGATTCCTGTCCCAAAGACGAGAACGGATCATCCAAATTGAAAGTGCACGTTTTCGATAGGCAGAAAGACAAGGAAGCGTTTACTGAATATGAGGTGGAAAGGGTTCCTACTGTAGCTTTAGAGAAGGGTAAAATAAGATGGACTGGAGCACCTCTCGGAGAAGAAATACGAGCTCTGGTTGAGACTTTAGTTAGGATATCCCAAGGAGAAAGTGGTCTCTCTCCAGAGACTGTAGAGGCAATAAAGAGCAAGATAAATGGGAAAGTCAAGGTAGAAACGTTAGTTACACCTTCATGTCCCTACTGCCCTTACGCAGCTTTAATAGCTCATATGGTAGCATATGAAGCTTGTAAGCAAGGCAAGTGTAATGTAGTTTCTGACGTTGTAGAGTCTTATGAGAATCAAGACATAGCTGAGAAATATCAAGTTATGTCAGTGCCTACAGTTGCAGTCAACGAAAGTGTAGAGTTCATAGGTGTGCCTACTGAAGAGAATTTCGTTAACTCTTTAGAGGAAAAACAAAAGGCATAAACGCATAACAGGCTCCTTTTTCAATATTTAAGTTATACTTTTTTATGTAGGGGCTTAAAACATTGAATATGAAGACGCTTATTTTGAAGCTTAGTGATGACGAGTATAAACGTCTTGAAGATGAAGCTAGGAAGGAAGGCTATGTTCTGTTATCAGATTATGTTAAACACGTGTTGTTCTCTCCTTCATCAGCTGATTTACCTAATTCCCAAAAGATAGAGAGACATATTCAGGATATGATCAATCCTTTCACTCAACAGATCGATGAGGTAAAGAGAAAAGTAGCAGACATAATAGAAAGAGTAGATCAGATGGAAGATCTCCTGAAAAGTCAAGATAAAGAGAAGGTTGTTGAAAAACCAGCGGAAAAGGACGAACAGGACGGAAATCAAGCAGGGTTCTCTCAGCAGCAAGTTAAAAAGAAGACGGTGATAGACTTCTTACAAGAGAGAAAGGTTCTCTATGAGAGCGAGATGAAAGTAAGAGATCCTGATGCTGTTTTCAGTAAAATACGATCAGCTGACTTAGCTGTCATAATCTCCACAACTAAGGGAAGAATAGCGATAGAGAAGAATTTTCTTCAATTATTCACTAAAAAAATAGCTGAAATCCGTGCTAAAGACGTGGATGAGGCTTCATCCAAGCTTAGTGATAACGAAAGAAAACTCTTCAAGACTTTAGTAAGCGTTGGCCTCATATATTACGATAACGAAAAGAGTTCATGGATAATGGTTACTGCGAAAACTTAGGTAATGTAACTCCTTTCTGGGTCTGATATTTTCCGTCATAAGGCCTTTCAACTGGTGTAAGTGTCTTTGCGAATATCAGATGAAGAAAGCGAGTTCCTGCCCTCATTTCTATGGGAAACTGGGAACCAATTACTTCTATCGTGAGCTGTCCCTGAAACCCGGCGTCTACTATTGTAGGAGGTACGAATAACCCAAGGCGTGCAAACGATGACCTAAGGTTAACGAAAGCCATGACGTCGTGTGGAAGTTTTACGTATTCCTTAGTGACTAGAAGGACGTGTTCGTTAGGCTTTATGATGAAGGATTCTCCGCTCTCCTTATAAAAGAAGTCCTCTATTGAAGAAGATGGCGTAAATATCTTGTCTGTATTTTTGAACCTTGCAACTTCTTCCCCTACTCGAAGATCAACTCCATTTTCACGGACTGTATCTTTTTCAAGAGGGTCTATTTCTATCCACTTTTTCTCTAGGTAATACTTTAAGTCGCGATCACCAAGTATCATTTAGATGGAAGTTGTTTCGCTTAACTTAAAAGATATAGGTCTCTCAGAGTAACTCTGAGTCTTCATCGATCTGATACTTTTTCCTCATCATGTTATAAGTGGTTCTAAGACAAATAGTATATCATGAACTTTAAACTCATAGCAGAGTATTTCGACAAGTTAGAAAAGATTTCGTCTAGGATTCAATTAACAACACAGCTGGCCGAGTTGTTCAAATCTTCAGACCCAACGATAATAGACAAGGTGGTCTATCTAGTTCAAGGTAAATTAGGTCCTGATTTCGCTGACATTCCAGAGTTAGGAATAGGAGAAAAATTTCTCATAAAGGCATGTAGCTTATCTACGAGAGTTCCTGAAAACGAGGTAGAGGAATTAGGAAAGAAAACTGGGGACTTGGGTCAAGTAATTTTCGACTTAAAGAATAAAGAAGATAAAAATGATATTCTTTCGTTTTTAGGAGTCGAAAAATCGGCTAAAGCATTGACTGTAATCGAGGTATATGACACTTTACTTAAGATAGCCATGCAAACTGGAGAGAAAAGTAGAGACATGAAAATAGGTCTATTAGCAGGTCTTTTACGAAAGGCAACTCCACTTGAGGCTAAGTTCATCATAAGGTTTGTGGAAGGTAGGCTGAGAGTTGGTATCGGTGACTCTACTATTATAGACGCTTTGTCGGAAGCCTTTAATGGTAAAGCCGAACTTATAGAGAGGGCATACAATCTAAGAGCTGATCTAGGCGAGATAGCGAAAATAGTTGCTGAGAAAGGAGACGCAGAGCTATCCAACATCAAGCCTAAAATAGGAATACCAATAAGGCCCATGTTAGGCGAGAGGCTTCAGGACCCAGCAGAGATACTAAACAAGTTAGGAGGGAAGGCACTAGCAGACTATAAATATGATGGAGAGAGAGCTCAGATACATAAAGAGAAAGACGA
This genomic interval carries:
- a CDS encoding methionine adenosyltransferase, which produces MKNINVQLNRTVDINSLEVELVERKGTGHPDYIADSASEEASRKLSLYYLKKYGVILHHNLDKTLVVGGQASPKFKGGDVIQPIYVIVAGRATTEVKTSDGVDEIPAGTIIIDSVKQWIKENFRYLDPEKHVVVDYKIGKGSTDLVGIFDSNKTTPLSNDTSFGVGFSPMSKLEKTVFTIERQLNSREYKAKLPEVGEDIKVMGLRKNKDIEITVAAATISELIEDMDHYINIKEQIKETVNSIASKIAPDYNIKVNINTGDKVDRNIIYMTVTGTSAEHGDDGVTGRGNRGTGLITPMRPMSLEATAGKNPVNHVGKIYNVVANLIANKVTEELSEVREVQVQVLGQIGRPIDDPLIANLDVVTVDGKMNGNLKNEISGIVDEQLSSFRKITELILEGKVTMF
- the pdo gene encoding protein disulfide oxidoreductase translates to MEQEYAELFNDDVKNALQDALKDMKNNVDVYVFIDSADENCQYCDLTVKFMNFVADSCPKDENGSSKLKVHVFDRQKDKEAFTEYEVERVPTVALEKGKIRWTGAPLGEEIRALVETLVRISQGESGLSPETVEAIKSKINGKVKVETLVTPSCPYCPYAALIAHMVAYEACKQGKCNVVSDVVESYENQDIAEKYQVMSVPTVAVNESVEFIGVPTEENFVNSLEEKQKA
- a CDS encoding RIO1 family regulatory kinase/ATPase domain-containing protein — encoded protein: MKILKSLSTVIGEGKESVVYMGYDFDENPIVVKFHRIGKTSYKTLRRKKRTLQGRKSWVRLSIENAESEYNALACLWENRAYVPRPLGLGVNAVAMEYINGKPLFKTDLLEPSRVLDDILSTIRISYVYCKLSHNDLSPYNVVMDTERNIPYVIDWPQASRASEDSLEKDIRHILDFFRNKYDINREINDTLSYIRD
- a CDS encoding TIGR00296 family protein, coding for MEKNLISLEDLTLDIGTQLVKLARNSIKRKLGLTASELTLDPVLEKKGMAFVTLEKNDTFRSLRGCIGYVQAVSSLKDVVERAAEAAAFSDPRFPPLSRDEIDDIIVEVTVLTSPKEIIGDRESLPSQIEIGVDGLIVEKGILYSGLLLPQVPVEYNWDQETFLAETCIKASLEPDCWLDTQVKVKKFSGRIFKEVNPNGAVYEVNLNNIIKS
- a CDS encoding Rqc2 family fibronectin-binding protein → MTYFDLLAWDIENKSRLEGCRIDNIYTTKESDNTFLFHLHCKDGDKDLIIQPGKRIHFTKFTVDRETNGQVSFLRTLLREAFIKSTKLLGHERIYLIETSNGKQVIVELLPRGVLVVTDENNKIIFSTEVKQFKDRKIKQGEIYSPPPQFVPKKQSLPSALGVPSEIIEALGVTDIEEGKKVVEQLEDNIKKGHIYPCVKEDTVIPIKVEDCAQADSFNDALDTYFTKIEKEEVVSKSTQKLNEEKGRLISTLNEINEKINEYNKQAEKLRETGRKILENYVKIEDIINNNKEKNSVVTNIDGIEITLNPRLNPNKNASIYFDKAKEFEAKAKKAEEITVELKERLNNLEASIKQKEESSKIKIREKEWYEKYRWTITRNGFLVIAGRDVDQNESLVKKMLEDNDIFLHADVHGAPATIIKSNGAEVSEDDIYDASIISACYSKAWKEGLGSIDVFWVKGEQVSKSPPVGEYLPKGSFMIYGKKNFIKNVKLELWLGLEEKSTNEMRLLVGSDKAVKARSKFVVKIVPGEDDQEKASSKIIKILTKEGITGSGGLKNEIIKILPGKSKIIRENA
- the dcd gene encoding dCTP deaminase, which gives rise to MILGDRDLKYYLEKKWIEIDPLEKDTVRENGVDLRVGEEVARFKNTDKIFTPSSSIEDFFYKESGESFIIKPNEHVLLVTKEYVKLPHDVMAFVNLRSSFARLGLFVPPTIVDAGFQGQLTIEVIGSQFPIEMRAGTRFLHLIFAKTLTPVERPYDGKYQTQKGVTLPKFSQ
- a CDS encoding Mut7-C RNAse domain-containing protein → MQRQSFIVDAMLGRLARWLRILGYDTYYKNDIKDWKILKIAEETKRIIITRDRGLCNRAKKKGLPCELIQPGIGIEEMLVQLANNWKIDLTLDMAATRCPECDSILEQMGKDRWKCPKCSKEYWKGTHWITMQEIIIKAKAKVNTNGEEPDFARRLNVRHRNSVS
- a CDS encoding DUF460 domain-containing protein, producing MIIIGIDIEPRESPSKGEPHYATVIINDKGEILEKSEFAPRSRIIRLAWELRADEIAIDNIYELGETDREVINFIKLLPDYTRIVQTTFNKGEFKSVKDLAFENGIIENNSKLSPLRTAYVNCLLAMKGYGKVINPVERRTKIIVARGRNLGPGGMSQNRYKRHIRGLLLRVAREVKEKLDRNGFDYDVVIRRTRAGIEGAVFTVYSPRERLYGIIKKMKGHDVVVDIRPVYKNKIEFNEKENEPKRRTIVGLDPGLEVGIAILDVHGKLLLLDTKRSIDREEIISIISNYGTPIMVATDVNPVPDTVKKIASALGCKLFVPEREMSAEEKQEAVSAYSRKTGVKVLDAHTRDSLSAALRAYHEIENKLRQAESLLSRLEIDIDTEKVFDCMIRGDSISSCIEREIDRQLNDENETKIVPQIKHVDSQRNEEEINILKLENMRYRRTISSLIAEKELLERQIEEIKINARKEIDRDRRIYELQLQLAEKEKIINYIENKLNESKLKIDQLNDLIVKLAKGDTLVIPYDKCPYATIRDGKLFFLDQEIDPSLIPFFNGEIAIITKETAEALKVLSKEMEIENSKRINLKDLIESYRNSRSKHGNFSF